A region of the Echeneis naucrates chromosome 22, fEcheNa1.1, whole genome shotgun sequence genome:
GTATCTCCTACAGACAGTGCCATCTTTGTAACACAGTGCTTTCCCCTGCTACCTTGCATGAGTCTGGGCACTTCCCAGTTTTACCATTAATGACAGAAATCACTGAGGTCATTAACTGATTACACATTCTCCATCAGATTAGGAGGCCTGCACTGCCCTGCTCCCACTGCAGGAATTAGTGTTACACTTTTTTCTTCGTGCCGTGTCCTACAAAGACACCTCACAGTCCTTCATGGAAGCTGGTTTTTGCCAGACAAGTTGCTAAAAACAGCTTTTAGCTGCTTTaaaagagtgtgtttgtgtgagataTGAAGGAAGGTGGGCGACTGTTTctatttttcctctcctgcaggATTTCAGGTACATGCCTCAGAGAATGGCTGTCACCTTCTACAGTGAGAGGCACTTTGTTATTCACACAGTATTACCACATGGTTTAgtcatttagttttcatttgacAGGCTAGGTAGGGCAGAACATCTTCTTAAAGAACCTCAGACAGGTTTCTTATTTTTACTTAGGGAGATGGAAACAAAAATCATctttatacacactacattgGTATTGTTTATGCATTCAATAATTTATAATATACACTTCTGATGTACTGTTGTGTAGAAAATCTtacaaagagaagagaagaggaagagcatGCTGCCTTGTGACTGAGATGCAGGGCGACAGTTGACCTATAAGGGGCTGACTCACCCCCACGTTCACTTCACCACTAATATAGTCACTTAGTAACGCTCAGGGGATGTGCAGTTACATTGTGAAAAAATAGCTGAGCACGACAACTCAAACAAAGATATGCATGGCAAAATGCAGAGTGTGAATGAGGTCTGAAGCATGATGGTCTAATGTTAAATATTGCATTGCttttacattattatatataaaggAAATGGTCAACTGTTTCAATCTTAAAAATACGTTAAATGTACGCCTTTGAGCACATGTGCCGTACATGTGCACGGTCATATACAATgctgaaaaaggaagaaaagagaagtaGCCATCCTTCTCTCAAGCAGACAGTTGGGAGAAGGACCCCAAGGTTCCAAGAAGCCAGTTAAGTGCCCATCTATTGctcagagaaaagacagaataacTCATCCAGAGAAAAAATGGACCTAAAAAAGCCTCAGATCataagaagaaagaggaagaaaagagcaagCGGAGAGCCAGAAAAAGATACACAGACAGAGGCCAGCGTCTTATCAGTGGAAGATTAGCGCATAAGATAAGGCCTCTAGGCAAGGCGTTCTTTTTAGGCTGTTTGAGGCTTCCTGTCATCATCATTAAGGCCGCTTCTCCGGCAGCAACTGTGGAAAACAGAGCAGCTACTTGGAAAGACACCCAGTGAGGAGGGAGATAAAGAAAGACAGACCGTTGGTCAAAAGCAAGATGATAGCTATATTAAGTCTAATGAGCAGTGTAAGCACAACGTTGTGCTGTGGTAAAGGCACTTGAATCCAATACTAGTGTATAATTATATCTAccagttttattttccacaataatTATGGTAAAAATATATACACTTTCTTTTGGGTGTCTATTATACTCAAACATGGTAAAGATGTACAAGTAAGAAGTGTGGTCAcaacattttttccatttaataaatgcaaaaggTGGAGAACATGATAACCCGCCTATCTGCCACTTCTATACACAACATATGTAACACTCTTAAGTGACATAACAAAATGGAAGGTAATGCCTATTGTCCTTTGGAAACTACAAAGCTAATGAAGTTTCCCTTGGACATGGGGGAGGGAGGATTGTCTGCTAGATCTTGCTGGCTGACTGGCTGACAGTAACTATCTGTGACACTTCCCTGCCGCATGAGTCGTGGGCGCTAGTGTATTGTGACAGAGTGCAACCTTTAAAGGCCAGCGACTGATACATAACAGCACCAAAACCCAGAATTTCAGCCTGCATTGACCCCCTCCTCTTGTCAGCGGTGAGCATGCTGAAAAGCGTCCAtgaccacacacatacaaaaggCATAAACAGTCAGACTGTAtacagagagaatgagagcaagagagaaggGGGGCAACCAAAGCTTCCTTTTACTACCCAAGCAAAGACACCTGACCTTCATCTATCTCATGTCCACTTTTAAGAAAATATGTCATTTCctacatttggaaaagtcaagGTTATAATACAGCCATCATTTTTCTTGTGCATTATGATCAGTTACAAAATCTCTCTGTCAGTTGCCAATTAGCATGGCTCTCACAGGCACCAGCAGTAACTCTGCACAGATGCAGCccaaatggaaaagaaaatcctCTACTGCCACCTGTTGGTCAAAGTCACTTGTAGCTTACCTCACAGAGAGCAAGAAGTGGTATGATTCTTTACTGACACCAACTGTTGTGTCAAGTTGTGTTGCGGTTTATGAATCCTGTCGTGGAGGATTTAGTGTTATACTTTCAGAAATTTGCCTTAATTTCTCTGACCAAATAAGATAATTTAAACAGAATCTTATGTTatgtgaaaagagagaaagatgagaaagaataattaaaagaaaaaatattcacaagcATGTTTGAGAAGCCAGTACATCTaactaaaaaatgaaaagggtattttttttctgcatgtgtgtgggtaTACCTTTCATATATGGTCTTCAGAGCAACCTGGTCAGACACTCCATCAGTCTCTTCCAGAAAAAGGATGATCCACGATGTCCTGTAAGGCCACTCCTCTGTTAGGTTGATCCATGATGCCAGTCGATCCCAGTTGAAGATGATCTGATTGGCTCGTAACAAACGACctgtaaagaaaaatgtggaTCCTCCTTAAACATTACTGTCTCATtgagcatttattcatttaaagagTTGgagtaaagaataaagaaagggGCTTGTAAAAGATCAGCGCCTTTAATCATAAAGAAATTACAACTTTTTAAGAACTTTATTCAATGCGATATTGTTGTTATATGGCCTACTGTCAGACAATCCAACTAATGAGGTTTGGCATTTCAGCCTTCCAGACTGCGTCACTCACCGCCATCACATTATAgcaattaatatttatttttagttgaaCTGTTTACTTATGAGCAAAATGTTCTTTACATTATGATGCTTCATTAAATGCATAGCCTCAACAGCCACATGTTAGCCCCCATTGGTCCAGGAATAAATACCATCAGAGGCTTGCTTGTGGTTCTGTCATCCTCCAAATCCACAAATACTTTACCAACGGCTTATGGGAGTTAAGGAGCAAAACATTTAGAATGAGTGTACCATTTCATCTTCTAAATGATAAAAGGCAAGGCTGACAATTTTAATGTTGCTTAAAATTATTGTTAAAATAAGATGTGACATTATTAGAGGACACTGGGTTTAAATGGATAAATAGTGGTTTCTTCTTTACCTGTGATAGAAACGATATTGAGCAGCCTCCTCATGGTCTGTGGACTGATGTCACTGAACCAGTCTTCAGTCACCAGCAACTTAGTAAGGTCAAATGACATCTGCCTGGTAATGCTCCTCTGCATTTGGCGACGTCTGTATGTGTCCTGGACAGACAGTGAGTGaacaacaaacagaagacataGTTAACATTAGACAGGAAATATATCTTTCGCGCcaccatttttcatgtttcacttGTTTCTGTTACATTGGTTTATAGGGCAAAAAAATAGTATAACTGCTAGAATGCAGTGTTAATGTTTAATAATGCTTCTATGTGGACCATGTCtacatttttgtgtctcttttgctTTCATTAATCAAGACAGTCCACCAAAGGTCAACAATTTAAgtgaatttgtgtgtgaaaaaaaaaaaaatcaacaacaacaaaaaaacaaaactattttccTCATTCTACGTCATCTCTTCTTCAGCTAAATATCTAATTCACTGTGActgcaaacaaaaatcaaagagCCACTGTCCAAAGCTGAACAGTCATGACACACAGGTGAGCTATTGACACAGATATACGAGAGAACATCTGTGATGGTATCAGACAGCTGCCATGGTCATGAGCCAAGGCGAGGCTTTTGGTTGACTTTGAAGTCCTAACGCCAGTCTCATGACCTCTTTCTCAGAGAGATGAAACATATGGCCACTACTCAGGCCTGAAAAGGTCTATCAAAAAGCCCCAGTACTCCTAAATTGTGATGGAAACACTGAATGCTATCTTCCCAGTGATAATTATTTACCTTTTTGAAGAGGATTTTGTTAATTCCAATAAATGGAAATAAGATGGCAGAGATAATCATAATGTCATTCAAAACTTAAGAGgccaaatgaaaatggagagcCACTAACTGATTTTCTCCTTTTGCCCTCATTTTAATCTTCACTTGTAGAAAGAGGGCTCTCCTGCCAAGAGCTAGCTAATGGCAGAGGGTAAATAAAAAGAGCATGCCACCGTGTAATGAAAGGCCCAACACCAATAATTGACAGTACTAGATAAACCAGAGGTAcaaacaaatgtcaaacaaacaaacaagggagggaggtgggaaGGGTGGGGGGAGGGTCTCGCAGGAGGGAGGAAAGCATCAGCGACAGCAGCAGAGTCACTTAGCCTCCTGCCAGCAGACCTGGTGCCAGTGTTTTGTCACAGGGACCCACTGCTGCTAGGCCTTGTCATTAGGCTGTGGCAACGCAGCAGGAAGGATAAACAGCCATTACATCAATTACACCAGGAACCTTGGCCGCACACCGAGCACCTCTCTcttttcgtgtgtgtgtctccttctGTCCTCTGGCCTCTGAGATGCCTGCCAACACTGAACATGTAACGAACACCCCCTTCAGTAAGGAGGCTGAAAAGACTGACCAGGGAGGGTTTCTCATGCAGTACCTATCGCCCGCACCTGGCATGTTCTATGGAAGCTGTAGGACATCAAACattaattttcagatttattatGTTTCCAGATTAAAATGAGTgttgtttgaatattttacCTTGCTTTACAAAGTAAACAGCTCCCtctcttttaattttgattcaAAAGTTTCTGAAGTATTTGTTATTAATGAAATGTCTACAGTGTTTGATGTACCTATCTTCTCCTATCTCAAAATGTATCCACCACCATCTCAGCAGACTCTCTTTAACTTTCTTCCCCCTGGTCATTTGTTAATGTACCATGGTACATCTGTGTCTTTTTAAGTTAAGAGTGCTAGGTGGGGTCAGGAACCTTGGATGTGAGGCTATAAACCCTAACAAAGCATTTTATTGCCTACACAAAACTTGACTTCAAATGCCGTTACCCTGCGGTTAAGGGCAGTCTTGCTGCCAAACTTCGCCTGGTCTTGGCTCAAGCTGTTCTGAGACATCTTCCGATCCATATCTTCATGCCATCctagagagaaggagaagaaaaggcaAAGATTACAATGCTGTGAACGTGAACACCAGACTTTAGATGACTCAATTCACAATACTGCTCCTGAACTTGCCAATGCATGGCTCAAATCTTTGTGACAAatctttatataaatataaagtttttgttaaaatgttttcaatattcTCTCATCTCTTACCTTCAACAGGCAATGCCTCTCCGTTTGCAGAGCTTGCCATGCAAAGCTTTTTGGCTGTACTAAGCCCTCTGCTGTTGAGGAACACAGGCAGGTGAACAATGTTCCTCATGTAGTCATGGCCATTAATGTTGGAGTCTCTCAGGACACTATTGAGGTTTTGATTGATAGCTTTTATGATGATATGGGGATCGCTGGCAAATATGGAGATAAAAGGGCCTTTAGAAAAGAGTACCCGCACCTAGAAAAAGAAAGGAACCACAAGTTAGTGTGTGAAAGATATACctttttttgatatttcataattttcaaACTATACTTTCATTCTTAAGTACCTATCATTATGATTATGATACAAGGTATACAGGGTTTTGAGGACTTTGCTTTAGTGCAGCCTTGTAAAAAGGTTTCAGCAGAACTTTGTGCAGATTGTCTATGACTTAAATAGTACAATCTAGCCAATCATCAGCGTGACAGCTAGAGTCAACAGCTGTAAAACTCTGAGAACTGACAGTCTGCAGCACTTGAATTTGGGGATTTCCACTCTGGTTACTAAAGGACATTGTCCAAGCATCACAGGACTTTGCTTTGTGCTAAATGCATACATGGTTTGTTAACCAACGGCCAGCACCCTCAAGCTTACTGCTACACTTCACATGATGTCTGCATCTATACCACAGACATGTCTGGCAGGAAAAGTACACAGActgatggggggaaaaaaaaagtaagattAGAAGATTGCATTAGCACACAGGAGGATGCCATCTTCTCTGGGATTACTTCACCAAATAATAACATTTGGCTAAAGGAAATTCTATTACAGCAGCTGGGAAGAGGAATCTAAACTTGGAGGTAAGCTAAAGCAGCTGGGAACACCAGGGTGGCTGTACTTCAACAGAGATGAGTGGGATCTATGTGCACAGGGGAGAAAAATTTTACTACTTTATTTTATCTGGCCCCAGGACAACAGGTAGCTGTAATCCATGTGCTCCAACAAGCAATCACATACTGTATCAAGCATTTGTAGCACTTTGTCCTGTTCACAGGCATCCAGTCCATCGATGATGACGGCCATTCGCGTCTGATTCTGGGTAAAACCATCAATAGTTTTGGCCATTTTTGACATTAGTTCTACTTCATTCTTGAGAACCTATTGGGAGGCAAGAGCAAAAAATTAATGATTCAAAAGAATTAAATTGCCCTTATGAGGGAAAGGAAACTGGCCAGATTAAGAACTCCAACGTCATCATTTCATAAATTAATTGCCTAATGAGACATGACAATGGGATGTTGTAGGATTGCCACTCATTCTTGATTGAGTCCAATGAATGTTCATTAGTCTACCTTCATAAATCCTTCACTCTTCAGTTTGTGCAAATTGTTGGCAGCACTGTGCAAGCGTTTCCTCTGGGAGTTGAGGACAGAGTCGGCCACTTGCCACCAGGTCCTACAGTTGAGCAGCAATGCCAGCCCCACCACACTGGCCATAGCAATCAGCACAGCATTCACTGTCAGGTTCTCTGGGTCCACCTGGAAAATTAAAAGGCTTTAACTGATAACATTCATTGGCCTAGTGGTTAAAAGGCATACAGTTTTAATGCAGTTTGTTGAACCAACCCACCTTGAATATGGCCAACAGGGCCATACCAGTGATCAGGCAGCCTAAAGTCAAGGCAAACAGCACGAAGGAGGGAACACAACatgttttcttccactttttACCTGGGGTACAGGAGGAATGTAGATGTTAGAATGACACGCTGTAGGTAAAACAACCAGACTAGAAACAAAATAGAATTTTAATTGTCTGGTAATGTAGGTTAATGAGGAAAAGATTAGCTAAACAGTTAGTTTTAAGTGGTTATACTTACAAAAACTTCATTGTGCTAGGAAGAACCCCATTCCCAAAAATCCAATTTTGTAGTAAACTCCAGTATATGAAACCTAATTATGGTCAGAGGTTTACTGTGCCATTAAACCAGGATATATTTCTCCTCTATTTCTATTTGGGGTTTATCGTCAACAAAAGCCCAGCAGCTACATATTAAACTGAAACTGACTCAAAACCACCATCAAAAATTTTGCTTTGTCAGTAGTTGGACACTGGTGACTGTAAACATCTAATTTTTTTCAATCCCAAAAACAGATGGTCACTGTGTGTTAGTGAAGGCGTGAGTGAAGGTCATTACATAATTGGCATCTGAAACTAAAGACACTGACGTCACCTTGGACCTCATCATTCATGAAAACCCTGAAGAGCCTTGTGGCCATGAAGCCAAACTCCCTCTCACACGCATCTGAGAGTGTAGCGATCATTTCAGCCATGGAGGTCTCCCCTCCAACACTGGACAGACGATTATAATCCGTGAACAAGAACCTGTGAGACATTTTGAGAGGGAGAAGTGAGAACCTGACTTTTTGTCCTCCTAATGAGTTCTTATGAATGCAGGGTGGCAATGCTACTGTTAACAAAAGTCTTTTGTCATGGAGCTGGAAATGACAATGTAACGTCAATATCAATATAAATCcttataataatgaaaaaatactgtaagaGTTTTCCATGTCTGTGTCACTGTTACCTGACAGGAAGGGCACGAGTGGTCTGCTCAGGAAGTTCAGGGGGGTTGACAAACATCAGtttgagcagcagctccaggtaGCCAACCTGGCGAGCCAGACGAGTGCTGATGAGCCATGCCCAGTTCCAGCTTTCCCTCTCACGCCGGCTTCCAAAGTACACcaacactgaaaacagcaaaacaggtCATCAACCAAGGaattttttaagctttttacAGAGGTAACAAGCCAAAagaacacaattttttttctggataAATTCTATTCCTAAATATCAGCGAGTGCTTTTCTCTTAAAAGTAGTTATGTAAAATGGAAATCAATAAGCCCAACTCATCCTCTTTACTATTATTTGTATGATGGCACCCTCTAGAGGGCAGTTATAAAGATATCATGACTATACGATTAACTTTgtataaagagaaaatatattttgaagtaACTTCAATatgcataaaattaaaaagtacCTTATCTTTTAACATACAATACAGATGACTGGATATACATTGCTTTTTCAAGGGGAGCCAGCGAACAGGAAGTAGTTATACGAGTTCAACATTCAACAGTCATTCGTTGTCATAACTTCTGCATCTCCACATCTTTCGTCCTCTCACCAAAGAAGATGTAGAGCAGGGCAAGGAGGCTGAGGGAGACAGCGATTGCCAGCTTGGGGTCAACAGTAAAACCCAGGACCAAAGCCACTGAGCCACAGAGTAGCAATGTGAGGAAGACCACCAGCCATGAGAACTGGAACAGTGGCTCTATTTGCTGGCCTGCAAACGTCTTCATCTCAtctaatgaataaaaacaatgaagtcAAAAAGGTGTTTCAAGACAGATGTTTCAATCAAGTATTACTTTCATCTCATCGTTcttgattagtttttttgttttttcatctttctgcttACTTACCCTCTAGTTTCTTAAGGAGGAAAGACTTGCCACTACCCCACTGAGCATACAATCCAACACAAATAGGTGGCTGCATGGTGGGCTCACTCAGGATGTCTGCTAAAGCGCTACTGTAGAGGTCATAGCCCAACATGTCTCCATCTGACTCCGAAGGGGAGAGGTGctctgagagagaaaacaataaAGGAGGTGAAAAATGGCAAAGAGATTTGATGCAAAGAAGCCTTTTCTGATTCCTCAACTAAAATTATCAAATAATCACACATGCTTTTCTGAATGAAAAGTAGATATGGATCATACTGGCTCCAAAAATCTGAGTGAGGATGCTTTTCTGGTGGGTGCAGTCAATGTTGTATGGTGTCTCTCCAGCTTTGTTGGGGCGGTAAAGCAGGCGGCCATCTTTAGGGTTCCTCAGCAGTAGTTCAGCCAACTTTCGGCTGCGCCCCCGGATGGCAATATGGAGGGGCGTGTCCCCTTTCTTTgtgaacaaaaaccaaaaattaGTTCATAATTTTCTGTCTGCTGAAAGACTGAAAAGTAACCATTTGTAAATGACTTAAAAGAGTTTGAAAAAAGTATTAGCAAAAATGTGTTGACCTGATCAGTTATGTGACAGTATGTTTTACAATGTACCTTGTCCACCGCAGAGACTTTGGCTCCTTTATCCAGCAGGTGCTCCACAATTTCTATATTCCTCATTTTTGTGGCTTTGATAAGTGGAGTCTCTCCTTCCTATAACAGAAATatgcacatttcaaaatattcagTGGGAAAACCATTCTAAATATAATGTCTACAAACATTGGGCccttaaatataaaacacacagttgCTTTTTTCCATACAGACAAACCTTAGGTAGGTAGTCATCAGGTAACTTTCATAGTTGTCACACTACATCTTTGATTTTATCCAGGTTTTACATTAGAATAGAGTGTATGAGAAATTATGATAAATAAAGAGGGAGATCTATACAACCAAGGAAGCAAGAGTAGATACATTCAAACGATAAGTGAGAATTCGTATTGCTGATACTGATAAATGGGCCTCACCTTTGTGCAGCTCTCGGTGTCAGGATTACATTGCAAGATGTCTCTCACCATGGTAGCGTTGCCCTTCTCCACTGCCCAGTAGAGGGCAGTCTTTCCATCCTAATAttgaaaagtgtaaaaaatacacataatCTTGAAGTTGCACAAccgagtgtgtgtatgttgaagTATATgtatgtgatatatatatatatgacactGCAAAGTCTGCACTTTTCACCCATGGGTTGACTATGACTTtactaaaaaaataatagagATCAATATATACTGCTGTGTAATACTGAGACATTTAACACAAAGAATAAGGCCTCCTGTTTGATTTTAAAGATCAACAAGGTAGCAATAATAGTGTGAAAGGACTCCACCTGGCCCCTGACATCAATATCAGCATATTTGTTCAACAGAGCTCGGACAATCTCCACATGACCTCCTCTCACTGCTCCAATCAGCATTGTTTCTCCACTCTGAAAGGATGatggaagaaagacagaaagaaaaacacagagacacacataatCATATTTCATTCACACTGTATTTCTCAACAACCATTTTGAAATATCCTGTTTTTATCAAGAAAAAGCCAGAAATGCTGTGGTGAGGAAGTCTTACCCTGTCTGGGATATTGACATAGGTGCCGGCATCCAGCAGGTCCTGTACAATCTCAGTGTGTCCTTCCTTGGCAGCAATAGCCAGGGCTGTGTTGCCATCCTTGTCAGTCATGTTGACATTTGGGTTCCTCTTTAGTAACTCCTTGACAACTTCTGTGTATCCACCTTTTACAGCTACAATCAGAGCTGTCATTGAGTTctgataaaacaaacacaaaacaaaaaagatgttCTTCAGAAATTTGACTGTGCCTCTAAACCCTATTTCACCATTATTCCCTACTTGAGTGTTCAAACATTTGAATGACAAATGTTGAATCATTTATAGCTGATCACAAGGAACCGTATTTCCCACATGTTGgtagtttatttcaacagcTGAAAACTTATTACTTACATCTCATTTTGTGAGCCCAATAATTCATATCTTACATCCAAGCACTAGAGTCTCTTAATCACATATGAATGACTTTTTCAGCAATATTAGCCACTACATCTTCATCTGATGATTGATGCCATATATAATAACTATTGAATCGTTTAGTTTGTGTAGGCACAGATGCAACATGACTCGAAGGAGCACAGATGTGCTGCGTCATAGTCAATTATTTAATATTGTACTTCACTGACACATTTGTGGAGCTCTGTAGCATTAAATCTTGATTGTATGAAAACCACACCAGCAAGTCAGCTTTGTGTGTCATAGCACCTGCAGGGAGCCCAAGGGAAAATTTGTTCTGCTCATGTTCACCACCGTTCAGGAAAACTGTCAAATCGTCACtcaacaaatacacaatttgTTGACTTGCTTGACATATTGGAAGACCCTGCCAATAAAAGTGGCCCTtactttattatttgatttataattatatatagCATTACAATTATTAATAATCATGTAAATTGCAGTTGTAAactgttgttctttttcagttttattattattctgagTAATTAACTAAGTAGATAAATCTGTTTTAAACAGTTGTTATATTAGACTCCTCGttatttggattttgtttttgtttatactgAACCAAACAAAGCCAGCATAATGGCAAACTTGTAGCTTAAAGGCCGAACAATGCCCTTCTGTTAGTACCTTTTACACAGAGAGACCAATTGTAATAAAGGAGCGACGTTCCTGTTATATTTAGGGTGCGTAAAGGGGCctataaacaacaacagaggatGCATAGTGTGTTAAAAGATCGATAGGGGATTGTCAAACTCAAATAGTAAACAACCAATGACTGGAAATGCACTTACCGCTCCCTCCTGGTCGACATCAGCTCCATTCGCTAGAAGGTGCATCACGCTCTCATAATGGCCCTTCCTAGCTGCCCAGATCAGGGAAGTGGTACCATACTGCaaagaaaacatgtaaataacACAGAATGCCTGAAACATGAGGCAAGAGGTTATTTAATCAAGAAACACAAGAACTTGTAAGTAATTATGCAGAAGCATATATAATTAAAGGCAGAGGGGAAAAGGATTTGGGGATTGAAGGGTGGATACTGACCTGAGCAATTAAATCTTTTAAGATAATACTACCAAGTACATCTTCTTTTTGACTAAAGGAAATATACTTTGAACATTTTTCAGTATAGGTTACCTTGTCTGAGCAGTTAACTTTGGCTCCATGCTGCAGCAGGAGGTGGACAATTTCGCCATGGCCACGACCTGCCGCCCAGATGATGGGGTAGACGCTGTACTGTTGGGGTAGAGGGCAGCAATGAAATCACACTGAAAGTGACAAATATTCGCATCAGGCCTCAAAAAGCAGTTTCAGCATCTCAAATGACTGAAACAACTATTGATGCAGCCAGCATCACAGAATATAGGAGCAGGGATGTGGTTCACATTTCTGTAAGTCCAAAATATTTACTGACCATCACAACAACTTTTTTGTCAACCTGAATCACTGCATcacatttatgtgtgtataGAATGAAAACGCATTATATGCACATttcctgtaaaaataaaattttcttaGTTTACTCAAATACACTGTCCAGTCTCATTACCTGTCCAGTGATGTTGGGGTTGGCTCCTTTTTCCAAGAGCAGCTTGGCCACATCTGTACAACCTTTGTAGGCTGCCCACATGAGAGCTGTCCAACCCCCCtgagcagaaaacacacacaaaatcagttCAGTCAAACATAAAAATTATGAGGATAGGAGAGAATTGCTTATGTCTCTTCAATTATAGTTGTCATGACTAATATTATATTTCTAACTTTATTTATGTTATGACACAATACATAACATATATGTCCTAATGCACATTGAGTAATCTAgacaaatgatttattattttgtgaaaatgttaGTGTAACAACAGTGCAGAAGAGGCCAAAGCTAGCCAGATTTTGTGGTTGGAAAATGTGCTATTTCCAGCTGGTGTGACACACTTTCCACTGGGTGAGCAGTGTCCACAGTTTGGTTTATTATCACACCACTGTGATGACTTGCTGTGATCTGTCCTGTCCACGTTCGGTACACCTCACATGGCAAAGAGTCAGTTAATGTCCTGAGCCCCTTCCATTACATCACCGAGGCTATACATCATCTGTAGAAGTCTGATGTCATGTAAACCTGTAACCATGTAGTGTCGATACTGAATgttaagacatttttttatgcaGCACTAAGCAGACCTTTTTGGCTGCTGGAAATGTACACCACCTCTTACTATGAAAATTTACATCACAGCAAATGCTTACAAAACATATCTAACAGCTGGTAATAAATATATGAATCACATCTTCATGTCCCCGATGCACAGCAGACAAATGTCTGCCTCAGACAGTTCTGTATCCAGTGACTAAATCATATCACTGCCCCGTGTAGAGACAACCAGAGACCAGATTGCTCCTACAGAGGAGCCATCATGGACAaagtaatttcattttgtgaccATTTCAAGGCTAATGGAGCATCATGCTCAACCAGTACTGAAATTGTCATACCAAATGGAAAAAATTTACATATACAGAATTAAGATATCACcacttgatatttttaaaagggCTACATTTTAATAGTGAGTCTAAAGATCAAGCAGATTGTTGTCTACATTACCATTGCTTATTCTTGCTTTTTTAATGACAATTCTCTTATTCTGTTTtcttaa
Encoded here:
- the kidins220a gene encoding kinase D-interacting substrate of 220 kDa B isoform X2 → MDTTTSLKMTTLAVQSLFSYVEEENLAAIKAHLDKFRDVDSRSDNGQTPLMVAAEQGNLEIAQELIRRGANVNLDDVDCWTALISAAKEGHIEVVRELLENNANLEHRDMGGWTALMWAAYKGCTDVAKLLLEKGANPNITGQYSVYPIIWAAGRGHGEIVHLLLQHGAKVNCSDKYGTTSLIWAARKGHYESVMHLLANGADVDQEGANSMTALIVAVKGGYTEVVKELLKRNPNVNMTDKDGNTALAIAAKEGHTEIVQDLLDAGTYVNIPDRSGETMLIGAVRGGHVEIVRALLNKYADIDVRGQDGKTALYWAVEKGNATMVRDILQCNPDTESCTKEGETPLIKATKMRNIEIVEHLLDKGAKVSAVDKKGDTPLHIAIRGRSRKLAELLLRNPKDGRLLYRPNKAGETPYNIDCTHQKSILTQIFGAKHLSPSESDGDMLGYDLYSSALADILSEPTMQPPICVGLYAQWGSGKSFLLKKLEDEMKTFAGQQIEPLFQFSWLVVFLTLLLCGSVALVLGFTVDPKLAIAVSLSLLALLYIFFVLVYFGSRRERESWNWAWLISTRLARQVGYLELLLKLMFVNPPELPEQTTRALPVRFLFTDYNRLSSVGGETSMAEMIATLSDACEREFGFMATRLFRVFMNDEVQGKKWKKTCCVPSFVLFALTLGCLITGMALLAIFKVDPENLTVNAVLIAMASVVGLALLLNCRTWWQVADSVLNSQRKRLHSAANNLHKLKSEGFMKVLKNEVELMSKMAKTIDGFTQNQTRMAVIIDGLDACEQDKVLQMLDTVRVLFSKGPFISIFASDPHIIIKAINQNLNSVLRDSNINGHDYMRNIVHLPVFLNSRGLSTAKKLCMASSANGEALPVEGWHEDMDRKMSQNSLSQDQAKFGSKTALNRRDTYRRRQMQRSITRQMSFDLTKLLVTEDWFSDISPQTMRRLLNIVSITGRLLRANQIIFNWDRLASWINLTEEWPYRTSWIILFLEETDGVSDQVALKTIYERISKNIPTTKDVEPLLEIDGDIRSFEVFLSSRTPVLTAKDVEMFLPCTVNLDPKLREIIADVRAAREQMHMGGMTYPTLPLQEAVPRPQSGYGHHSAACSPTASFTGPLPPQPHSSYFSGMTGPQHPFYNRPYFPHHVYHLPRHYPIHAPPSSRPSIKPPGHPQDTNGLISPAVLLSSMNTDAVCERLKQMDGIDPSMLSQYTSTIKKANINGRVLSQCNLDELKREMEMNFGDWQLFRGMVMELRHAESQALLQDESRAVSEHGSSVHQGEPSRRSGGVQHESGAFSLNLSFEELSGVGLEEPQRHSNNTHWPVANHRTSSMSSLNSQESSNDICKLTDKQQAEYRDAYREYIAQMAQLEMSGSGGERPVQPHPGQFLQAASSEDKGAKEGADQDGRKSFTKRGSKGNDATDFSSGPDAQPLDPISEEDEKLDHSSSSRTPGSKKKGSGAYYHKLPNDEDSGPEEADNTTPLLHKTAQEGVLSSHRASQPAGQLAKPGSLNAILLDKKESSDSGMRSSDSSSDPSLEEAEGNSDKERDAPNPSLIELELEAWVKKRGLLPSSVSGLQDTTVARMSICSEAPSEASLMASSPDEGWPSSGVSNLNRTASSITLNNNTSSPSDTTTNTNTNNSHQQQANITGTQSSTSSSSFDDSPAVVITPGSSSTASTTAATIHNQNLRTISLGDERESFL